One region of Tachysurus vachellii isolate PV-2020 chromosome 11, HZAU_Pvac_v1, whole genome shotgun sequence genomic DNA includes:
- the ccdc181 gene encoding coiled-coil domain-containing protein 181, producing the protein MSMAVSINTQDEYEDDFEKDLNWLISEDSKNNQQDEDDIEAQIDRELEDEEQQKEVDQGQSKHSTDDDGDSERWPTPMDPLEDELDVDAGSKHEQDDEDLEEEKKSIHKKIEQANKQLQDQEAPDETRRRRLHFKDTLVDLVVPASDLEDSPADVSGDMLKLKISTQAESDGPDGHREGAREGRVLVEKDGKFDLVSLKEMESPGLLPPLPETQREQGKSPSSSPKPLSSSGSSASSEPRYAPRPPTRPRARPNSASNMQRMVFRHGSKRRVQSASGVSTHATFFLSPQQKDVLNKQQERREKIAREEEERRREEEEQKRQENELAFRSWLMKKKQQLQDNRRVQRAQEMERMSGKRECCDCEEAFKQWLQKKQQQQLKERQLEEMRRLEMESSSYLHQPEECEKAFRLWLRRKRVEKRLEQQAARERSRRLLMEERRTRRMQDLYYPVNEIQSLHFNQPYRF; encoded by the exons atgagcatGGCCGTGAGTATTAACACGCAGGACGAATATGAGGACGACTTTGAGAAAGATCTGAACTGGCTGATCAGTGAGGACAGCAAGAATAATCagcag GATGAAGATGACATTGAAGCCCAGATAGACCGTGAGCTGGAAGATGAGGAACAACAGAAGGAAGTTGACCAAGGGCAAAGTAAACACAGCACAGACGACGATGGAGATAGCGAAAGATGGCCGACGCCCATGGACCCTTTGGAAGATGAGTTAGATGTCGACGCTGGATCTAAACATGAGCAGGATGATGAAGATttggaagaggagaagaaatcCATCCATAAGAAGATCGAGCAGGCCAACAAGCAGCTACAGGACCAGGAGGCGCCGGATGAGACGCGTCGCCGCCGTCTGCACTTCAAAGACACGCTGGTGGACCTGGTGGTTCCTGCCAGCGACCTGGAGGACAGTCCGGCAGACGTTTCAGGCGACATGCTGAAGCTAAAGATCTCCACTCAGGCGGAAAGCGACGGACCAGACGGACacagagagggagcgagagaagGACGAGTGCTGGTGGAGAAGGATGGGAAATTTGATCTAGTGAGTCTGAAAGAGATGGAGAGTCCCGGGCTGCTCCCGCCTCTCCCTGAGACTCAACGGGAACAAGGCAAGAGTCCGTCCTCTTCCCCGAAACCACTCTCCAGCTCCGGTTCTTCAGCCTCCTCCGAACCTCGCTACGCACCCAGGCCTCCGACACGACCGCGGGCGCGTCCCAATTCAGCCAGCAACATGCAAAGGATGGTGTTTAGACACGGCAGCAAGCGTAGGGTTCAATCAGCCAGCGGGGTTTCGACTCATGCCACATTTTTCCTCTCGCCGCAGCAGAAAGATGTGCTAAACAAACaacaggagaggagagagaaaatcGCCAGAGAG GAAGAAGAGCGGAGGcgtgaggaagaggagcagaagCGCCAGGAGAACGAGCTGGCATTCAGGTCGTGgctgatgaagaagaagcagcagctgCAGGACAACAGGAGAGTGCAGAGAGCTCAGGAGATGGAGAGGATGAGCGGAAAG AGGGAATGTTGTGACTGCGAGGAGGCCTTTAAACAGTGGCTAcagaagaagcagcagcagcagctgaagGAGCGACAGCTGGAGGAGATGAGGAGGCTCGAGATGGAGAGCAGCAGCTACCTGCACCAACCTGAGGAGTGTGAGAAAGCCTTCAGATT gtGGTTGAGGAGGAAGCGGGTGGAGAAGCGCTTGGAGCAACAGGCTGCTCGAGAGCGCTCCCGCAGGCTGCTGATGGAGGAACGACGGACCAGACGCATGCAGGACCTCTACTACCCCGTCAACGAGATCCAGTCCCTCCATTTCAACCAGCCCTACCGCTTTTAA
- the fsd1 gene encoding fibronectin type III and SPRY domain-containing protein 1, with translation MDEQKESLQKIVNTLALKNEEIQNFICCLKQNLLNLEANSTRVQEDLESEFSSLHAVLDELKEGMVTRIKQERASRTYELQNQLSACTKALESSEELLETANQTLCSSETDGFAQAAKDIKDSVTMAPAFRISLKAKASDSMSHLMVDFTQEREMLQAIKFLPVPATPEIVESECQVYDNSVTVLWTLPEPDSKIDHYIVEYRRTNHEGPPRAREEHPWMVVEGIKEIQYTLTGLRFDTRYMTFRVKACNKAVAGEFSEPVTLETSAFVFKLDSGSAHQNLKVEDLSVEWDSSGGKTAIQDIRKEKNRTGSPMHSPARTAMMSPKRAPSARVGRDRFTAESYTVLGDTIIDSGHHYWEVRFDKESKAFAAGVALRSLGRFDQLGKSSASWCIHLNNWLQQNLSAKHNNKARTLECPIPERMGIYCNYDDGTLSFYNAKTKTLLHTFRTKFQQPVIPAFMVWNGSFSVQTGLQVPTIVQCGQKRSSNASSSNASLT, from the exons ATGGACGAGCAAAAG GAGTCTCTCCAAAAAATTGTCAACACGTTGGCGCTGAAAAATGAGGAGATCCAGAACTTCATCTGCTGCCTGAAGCAAAATCTGCTGAACCTGGAG gcGAACTCCACCCGTGTTCAGGAGGATCTGGAGTCAGAGTTCAGCTCTCTGCATGCTGTTCTGGATGAGCTGAAGGAGGGAATGGTGACCCGAATCAAGCAGGAACGAGCCAGTCGCACATATGAGTTacag AATCAGCTGAGCGCCTGTACAAAAGCCCTGGAGAGTTCTGAGGAGCTGCTGGAAACGGCCAATCAGACGCTCTGCTCGTCTGAGACGGACGGCTTCGCTCAG GCGGCTAAAGACATAAAGGATAG tgtTACCATGGCCCCAGCCTTTCGTATCTCTCTAAAAGCTAAAGCGAGTGACAGTATGAGTCACCTGATGGTAGACTTCACTCAGGAGCGAGAGATGCTTCAGGCCATCAAATTTCTCCCAG TTCCTGCTACTCCGGAGATTGTGGAGTCTGAGTGTCAGGTGTATGATAACTCTGTCACGGTGCTGTGGACTTTACCAGAACCAGACTCTAAAATTGACCACTACATTGTCGAGTACCGGCGAACGAACCACGAGGGACCTCCGCGTGCTCGTGAGGAGCATCCGTGGATGGTGGTGGAGGGGATTAAAGAGATCCAGTACACGCTCACAG gTCTTCGCTTCGACACACGCTACATGACGTTTCGGGTGAAGGCGTGCAATAAAGCTGTAGCGGGAGAGTTCTCTGAGCCGGTTACTCTGGAGACAtctg CGTTTGTGTTTAAGCTGGACTCGGGTTCGGCTCACCAGAACCTAAAGGTAGAGGACCTGAGTGTGGAGTGGGACAGCAGCGGTGGGAAAACGGCCATCCAGGACATCCGCAAGGAAAAGAACAGGACCGGCTCTCCTATGCACTCTCCGGCCAG GACGGCCATGATGTCACCAAAGAGAGCGCCGTCAGCACGGGTGGGTCGAGACCGCTTCACGGCCGAGTCCTACACCGTCCTGG GTGACACCATAATCGATTCAGGGCATCACTACTGGGAGGTTCGGTTCGATAAAGAGAGCAAGGCCTTTGCCGCGGGCGTGGCACTGCGCTCTCTCGGCCGATTCGATCAGCTCGGGAAGAGCAGCGCCTCCTGGTGCATCCATCTCAACAACTGGCTGCAGCAGAACCTCAGCGCCAAGCACAACAACAAGGCCCGCACGTTGGAGTGTCCCATCCCCGAGCGCATGGGCATCTACTGCAACTACGACGATG GCACGTTGTCTTTCTACAACGCCAAAACCAAGACACTCCTGCATACCTTTAGGACCAAGTTCCAGCAGCCGGTTATTCCAGCTTTTATG GTGTGGAACGGGAGCTTCTCGGTTCAGACAGGTCTGCAGGTTCCCACCATAGTGCAGTGTGGCCAGAAAAGGAGCAGCAACGCCAGCAGCTCCAACGCCAGCCTTACCTAG
- the stap2b gene encoding signal-transducing adaptor protein 2b isoform X2 — translation MAQTRRAPRNKSQLPPCYYEGFLEKRSFKDKISRKFWTSLCGRCLFFYNNGKDNNYVEKLDLSNFISLTDDCSHDRKLDAARFHLRLQDDDIYLTAPSLEARELWKGFIFSVVKLEVPMSLNLLPGQIHMLREAVDKEIERLREIHEKSASAQASITVATTEPDNYLPVVFEMPACFQRTLREDAEILLEKHKDKGNLLLRPGRDGNSFAVTTRQEFDGPVFRHYRVTRVPTGGFSIALDNPISCTSLHDVINYLMEKTGGAFKPLILEHTYEESIEDNKENGEKSVCCASSSPVTPKVPPKPAPRKKCSDPKENIYLNSSDEDDDEKEAYVSPIVSSQAPVRTLPHQTSMPDLQIGPGGALLPPSTRPRSATVTMETKPKRSTPPKAVPEGLSMSFDEELRQKLLRRCVLCEK, via the exons aTTAGTCGCAAGTTTTGGACTTCTTTGTGTGGACGCTGTCTATTCTTCTACAACAACGGCAAGGACAAtaat TATGTGGAAAAGCTGGACCTATCAAACTTCATCTCCCTGACTGACGACTGCAGTCACGATCGCAAACTGGACGCAGCAAGATTCCATCTGCGCTTACAAGACGATGACATCTACCTGACG GCTCCAAGTCTAGAAGCTCGTGAGCTGTGGAAAGGCTTCATCTTCTCTGTAGTTAAG CTGGAAGTGCCCATGTCTCTCAACCTGCTGCCTGGTCAGATTCACATGCTGAGGGAAGCTGTGGACAAAGAGATCGAGAGGCTCAGAGAAATTCACGAAAAATCTGCGTCTGCACAAGCTTCTATAACAGTAGCTACGACAGAACCAGACAATTACCTGCCCGTAGTGTTCGAAATGCCAGC GTGTTTTCAAAGAACGTTGCGAGAAGACGCTGAGATCCTTTTGGAAAAACACAAAGATAAAGGAAACTTGCTGCTCAGACCCGGCAGAGACGGAAACTCTTTTGCTGTTACTACGAGGCAGGAGTTTGacgg GCCGGTTTTCCGACATTACCGAGTGACACGGGTCCCTACCGGAGGATTTTCCATCGCTCTCGACAATCCA ATTTCTTGCACCTCACTGCATGATGTGATAAACTATCTGATGGAGAAGACAGGAGGAGCTTTCAAGCCCTTGATTCTAGAGCACACATACGAAGAAAGCATTG AAGACAATAAGGAGAATGGAGAGAAGAGTGTATGCTGTGCATCCAGCAGCCCTGTGACCCCCAAAGTCCCCCCCAAaccag CTCCAAGGAAGAAATGTTCTGATCCAAAAGAGAACATCTACCTGAACTCCTCAG atgaggatgatgatgagaaaGAAGCATACGTCTCGCCTATTGTCTCGTCTCAGGCCCCAG TGAGAACTTTGCCACATCAGACGTCCATGCCTGACCTACAGATAGGTCCGG GCGGAGCTTTGCTTCCACCATCGACACGCCCACGCAGTGCCACAGTGACCATGGAAACAAAGCCGAAACGGTCGACCCCACCGAAGGCTGTCCCCGAAGGTCTTTCTATGA GTTTTGATGAAGAGCTAAGGCAGAAATTACTGAGGAGATGTGTTCTTTGTGAAaagtga
- the stap2b gene encoding signal-transducing adaptor protein 2b isoform X1: MAQTRRAPRNKSQLPPCYYEGFLEKRSFKDKISRKFWTSLCGRCLFFYNNGKDNNYVEKLDLSNFISLTDDCSHDRKLDAARFHLRLQDDDIYLTAPSLEARELWKGFIFSVVKLEVPMSLNLLPGQIHMLREAVDKEIERLREIHEKSASAQASITVATTEPDNYLPVVFEMPACFQRTLREDAEILLEKHKDKGNLLLRPGRDGNSFAVTTRQEFDGPVFRHYRVTRVPTGGFSIALDNPISCTSLHDVINYLMEKTGGAFKPLILEHTYEESIVYVEDNKENGEKSVCCASSSPVTPKVPPKPAPRKKCSDPKENIYLNSSDEDDDEKEAYVSPIVSSQAPVRTLPHQTSMPDLQIGPGGALLPPSTRPRSATVTMETKPKRSTPPKAVPEGLSMSFDEELRQKLLRRCVLCEK; encoded by the exons aTTAGTCGCAAGTTTTGGACTTCTTTGTGTGGACGCTGTCTATTCTTCTACAACAACGGCAAGGACAAtaat TATGTGGAAAAGCTGGACCTATCAAACTTCATCTCCCTGACTGACGACTGCAGTCACGATCGCAAACTGGACGCAGCAAGATTCCATCTGCGCTTACAAGACGATGACATCTACCTGACG GCTCCAAGTCTAGAAGCTCGTGAGCTGTGGAAAGGCTTCATCTTCTCTGTAGTTAAG CTGGAAGTGCCCATGTCTCTCAACCTGCTGCCTGGTCAGATTCACATGCTGAGGGAAGCTGTGGACAAAGAGATCGAGAGGCTCAGAGAAATTCACGAAAAATCTGCGTCTGCACAAGCTTCTATAACAGTAGCTACGACAGAACCAGACAATTACCTGCCCGTAGTGTTCGAAATGCCAGC GTGTTTTCAAAGAACGTTGCGAGAAGACGCTGAGATCCTTTTGGAAAAACACAAAGATAAAGGAAACTTGCTGCTCAGACCCGGCAGAGACGGAAACTCTTTTGCTGTTACTACGAGGCAGGAGTTTGacgg GCCGGTTTTCCGACATTACCGAGTGACACGGGTCCCTACCGGAGGATTTTCCATCGCTCTCGACAATCCA ATTTCTTGCACCTCACTGCATGATGTGATAAACTATCTGATGGAGAAGACAGGAGGAGCTTTCAAGCCCTTGATTCTAGAGCACACATACGAAGAAAGCATTG tGTATGTAGAAGACAATAAGGAGAATGGAGAGAAGAGTGTATGCTGTGCATCCAGCAGCCCTGTGACCCCCAAAGTCCCCCCCAAaccag CTCCAAGGAAGAAATGTTCTGATCCAAAAGAGAACATCTACCTGAACTCCTCAG atgaggatgatgatgagaaaGAAGCATACGTCTCGCCTATTGTCTCGTCTCAGGCCCCAG TGAGAACTTTGCCACATCAGACGTCCATGCCTGACCTACAGATAGGTCCGG GCGGAGCTTTGCTTCCACCATCGACACGCCCACGCAGTGCCACAGTGACCATGGAAACAAAGCCGAAACGGTCGACCCCACCGAAGGCTGTCCCCGAAGGTCTTTCTATGA GTTTTGATGAAGAGCTAAGGCAGAAATTACTGAGGAGATGTGTTCTTTGTGAAaagtga